From the genome of Actinacidiphila yeochonensis CN732, one region includes:
- a CDS encoding cystathionine gamma-lyase encodes MGDGHSREDGHTAGGPAAHPAAGPAGGDVGDSTRSVHAGRPPARAYEPSLPGPVFVSHYHLPGEPVGPYTYGRDDNPTWDGLESAIAQLEAPDDPDASTLAFASGMGAVSAVLLSQVSSGDAVVLPSDCYQTTRALADRLRSYGVEVRMAPTAGDAQLPLIDGARLVWLESPSNPDLDVCDIRRLADAAHAAGALVAVDNTLATPLGQRPLALGADFSVSSGTKALSGHGDLLIGYVTTRDPELAASVRLWRKTIGAIPGPMEAWLAHRSLATFALRVDRQAENALALAEALRERPEVSELRYPGLPTDPSHALASAQMRRFGSVVSFTLPDQAYAERFLGALRMTAEATSFGSVQCTAERRARWGGDAVAPGFVRFSVGVEDARDIVADVFQALDAAAAGE; translated from the coding sequence ATGGGCGACGGGCACAGCAGGGAAGACGGTCACACCGCGGGCGGTCCGGCCGCACATCCGGCAGCCGGTCCGGCCGGGGGGGACGTCGGGGACAGCACGCGTAGCGTGCACGCCGGGCGGCCGCCGGCCCGGGCGTACGAGCCCTCGCTGCCGGGGCCGGTCTTCGTCTCCCACTACCACCTGCCGGGTGAGCCGGTCGGCCCGTACACGTACGGGCGGGACGACAACCCGACGTGGGACGGGCTGGAGTCGGCCATCGCGCAGCTGGAGGCGCCGGACGACCCGGACGCCTCCACCCTCGCCTTCGCCTCCGGCATGGGCGCCGTCTCCGCGGTGCTGCTCTCCCAGGTGTCCTCGGGTGACGCGGTGGTGCTCCCGTCGGACTGCTACCAGACCACGCGGGCACTGGCCGACCGGCTGCGGTCCTACGGGGTCGAGGTCCGGATGGCGCCGACCGCCGGGGACGCGCAGCTGCCGCTGATCGACGGGGCCCGCCTGGTGTGGCTGGAGAGCCCGTCCAACCCTGACCTGGACGTCTGCGACATCCGTCGGCTGGCCGACGCGGCCCACGCGGCCGGGGCTCTGGTCGCCGTGGACAACACCCTGGCCACCCCGCTCGGACAGCGGCCCCTGGCGCTCGGCGCGGACTTCTCCGTGTCCAGCGGCACCAAGGCGCTCAGCGGCCACGGCGACCTGCTGATCGGGTACGTCACCACCCGCGACCCGGAGCTGGCGGCGTCGGTCCGGCTGTGGCGCAAGACGATCGGCGCCATCCCCGGGCCGATGGAGGCGTGGCTGGCCCACCGTTCCCTGGCCACGTTCGCGCTGCGGGTGGACCGCCAGGCGGAGAACGCGCTGGCGCTGGCCGAGGCGCTGCGGGAACGGCCCGAGGTGTCGGAGCTGCGGTACCCGGGGCTGCCGACCGACCCGTCGCACGCACTGGCCTCGGCCCAGATGCGCCGGTTCGGCAGTGTGGTGTCCTTCACGCTGCCCGACCAGGCGTACGCCGAACGGTTCCTGGGCGCGCTGCGGATGACCGCGGAGGCGACCAGCTTCGGCAGCGTCCAGTGCACGGCCGAACGCCGGGCGCGCTGGGGCGGCGACGCGGTGGCGCCGGGCTTCGTCCGGTTCTCCGTCGGGGTCGAGGACGCCCGCGACATCGTGGCGGACGTGTTCCAGGCGCTGGACGCGGCCGCCGCAGGCGAGTAG